One window of Mangrovibacterium diazotrophicum genomic DNA carries:
- a CDS encoding glycoside hydrolase family 30 protein, translated as MKRKIFIFFAGAMMYCCASSSKKQQEKPAFNSNFAGEGRKVEIYTSAKDSYLRLTRTGEQNFSKAEQPLETGLSIFVNPAKTFQSVLGIGGAITDASAEVFAKLSDEKQQEFLDAYYGKEGIDYSLMRTHINSCDFSSASYTYIEEGDKDLKTFSIEHDQQFRIPMIKRAMAEAGEQMTLFVSPWSPPAFMKDNNNMLRGGKLLPEYYQAWANYYLKFIQEYEKAGIPIWGLTIQNEPMAVQTWESCVYTAADERDFLKNYLGPTMQKAGMGDKKIIVWDHNRDLIVDRANTILNDPEAAKYVWGVGFHWYETWRGGDAMWRNLQKVHEEFPHVNLMFTEGCNERFSADAYQRWSNGERYGESMINDFNNGAVGWTDWNILLDENGGPNHVGNFCFAPIHADTKTGELIYTPSYYFIGHFSKFVHPGAKRVSTATSYSSLLSTSFVDSEGKITTIVMNKSEHDEKFSLLVDGYEAVLEIPAHAIQTLIY; from the coding sequence ATGAAAAGAAAAATATTCATTTTTTTTGCAGGGGCGATGATGTACTGTTGTGCATCGTCTTCGAAAAAGCAGCAGGAGAAGCCTGCATTTAACTCGAATTTTGCGGGTGAGGGAAGGAAAGTTGAAATTTACACCAGTGCAAAAGATTCGTACCTCAGGCTAACCAGAACTGGAGAACAGAACTTTTCTAAAGCTGAACAGCCATTGGAAACCGGCCTTTCCATTTTTGTAAATCCGGCAAAAACATTTCAGTCGGTTTTGGGGATTGGCGGTGCTATAACCGATGCTTCTGCAGAGGTTTTTGCCAAGCTTTCCGACGAAAAGCAACAAGAGTTTTTGGATGCTTATTACGGGAAGGAAGGAATTGACTATTCGTTGATGCGCACGCACATCAACAGCTGCGATTTTAGCAGTGCCAGTTATACCTATATTGAAGAGGGCGACAAGGACTTGAAAACCTTCTCGATTGAGCACGACCAACAATTCCGGATTCCGATGATTAAACGGGCGATGGCTGAAGCAGGGGAGCAGATGACTTTGTTTGTCAGTCCCTGGAGCCCGCCTGCCTTTATGAAAGACAATAATAACATGCTGCGCGGTGGCAAATTGTTGCCCGAATACTACCAGGCCTGGGCCAATTACTACCTGAAGTTTATACAGGAATATGAAAAAGCGGGCATCCCGATTTGGGGATTGACCATTCAGAACGAGCCCATGGCAGTGCAAACCTGGGAGTCATGCGTATATACGGCAGCCGACGAGCGCGATTTCCTGAAAAACTACCTGGGGCCAACAATGCAAAAAGCCGGAATGGGTGATAAGAAAATCATTGTTTGGGACCACAATCGTGATTTGATTGTTGACCGGGCGAATACTATTTTGAACGATCCGGAAGCGGCCAAATATGTTTGGGGCGTCGGTTTTCACTGGTACGAAACCTGGCGTGGTGGAGACGCGATGTGGCGCAACCTGCAGAAGGTACATGAGGAATTCCCGCATGTGAATTTGATGTTTACCGAAGGCTGTAACGAACGTTTCAGTGCCGATGCTTACCAGCGTTGGTCGAACGGGGAACGCTACGGCGAATCGATGATCAACGATTTCAACAACGGCGCGGTTGGGTGGACGGACTGGAACATCCTGTTGGACGAGAACGGAGGCCCGAACCACGTTGGCAATTTCTGTTTTGCGCCAATTCATGCCGATACGAAAACAGGCGAGTTAATCTACACGCCTTCCTACTATTTTATCGGGCACTTCTCGAAGTTTGTTCATCCCGGCGCAAAACGCGTGAGCACAGCCACGAGCTACTCTTCGTTGTTGAGCACTTCGTTTGTCGACTCGGAAGGAAAAATTACGACCATCGTGATGAACAAGTCAGAACATGACGAAAAATTCAGTTTGCTGGTTGATGGCTACGAGGCGGTTTTGGAAATTCCGGCACATGCCATTCAAACTTTGATTTATTAA
- a CDS encoding DUF5125 domain-containing protein — protein sequence MKNFKYLILMFMGLVAFNACTDDEVSEIQQSGNPVLTVDDQFADVHFGDVVPFTVSVSDELSLSTLAAILYFGEEEVERTTIRTKEDGEYSGTIEVPFSKDIPDGTATLEFVLTNTTLKQATQTFDVPITRAQYPYLILVTADASYPMLPTGEANEYAATAAFPSTDLPAYIKTPVLDDKGTEIVFGWESGAVTEGITTEIPFVSPVGGTYSVTFNILTYEAAPFFEILVDGVNMEMVDKENYQIDVDLTQGQILTIDGLDDIADWWIDADYLTKQEDGVYTFVPITGKYRISANLKLKYFRVEVLDGSSVASLNSDGTGAIWVIGDNVGKPSLTDNVVGWNTDNALCMAPIADQKYQLTVVGGQNISTDAINFKFFHQKGWGGEFGSTTISTSSDLVFVGDGTNGRDSGNLGLVSGVTLETGATYVFTVDVSAGIDQAVLTVIKQ from the coding sequence ATGAAAAACTTTAAATATTTAATACTTATGTTCATGGGTTTAGTTGCCTTCAACGCGTGTACCGACGATGAAGTAAGCGAAATCCAACAATCCGGAAATCCGGTTCTGACAGTTGATGACCAGTTCGCCGATGTTCATTTTGGCGATGTAGTGCCGTTTACCGTTAGCGTAAGCGACGAACTTTCTCTGTCAACCCTTGCGGCCATTCTTTATTTTGGAGAAGAAGAAGTGGAACGAACGACTATCCGTACGAAAGAAGACGGGGAATACTCAGGTACAATTGAAGTGCCCTTTTCCAAAGACATTCCTGACGGAACAGCCACCTTGGAATTCGTTTTGACGAACACAACACTTAAACAAGCGACTCAAACCTTCGATGTGCCAATTACGCGCGCTCAATATCCCTATTTGATATTGGTTACAGCTGATGCTTCGTATCCGATGTTGCCTACCGGGGAGGCAAACGAGTATGCTGCAACTGCAGCTTTCCCGTCAACAGATCTTCCTGCATATATTAAAACTCCGGTGCTCGATGATAAAGGTACCGAAATCGTTTTCGGATGGGAGTCTGGGGCTGTTACCGAGGGTATTACAACTGAAATTCCGTTTGTAAGTCCGGTTGGAGGTACCTACTCAGTGACATTCAATATATTGACTTATGAAGCTGCTCCTTTTTTCGAAATCCTCGTTGACGGCGTAAACATGGAAATGGTTGATAAAGAGAATTATCAGATTGATGTTGACCTGACCCAGGGACAAATATTGACCATTGACGGTTTAGATGATATTGCAGACTGGTGGATTGATGCTGATTACCTGACAAAACAGGAAGACGGTGTGTATACCTTTGTTCCCATTACCGGTAAATACCGTATTTCGGCTAATTTGAAACTGAAATATTTCAGAGTTGAAGTGTTAGACGGTAGTTCAGTTGCTTCGCTTAATTCGGATGGAACCGGAGCGATCTGGGTTATTGGCGACAATGTTGGTAAGCCATCGTTAACCGATAACGTAGTGGGCTGGAATACCGATAACGCTTTGTGTATGGCTCCAATTGCTGACCAAAAATATCAGTTGACTGTTGTTGGAGGTCAAAACATCAGTACCGATGCAATTAACTTCAAGTTTTTCCACCAAAAAGGTTGGGGTGGTGAATTCGGAAGTACGACGATCTCCACAAGCAGCGATCTAGTATTTGTCGGCGACGGTACCAATGGACGCGATAGCGGTAACCTCGGGTTAGTGTCCGGAGTGACGTTAGAAACTGGCGCGACCTATGTCTTTACGGTTGATGTATCAGCAGGTATTGATCAGGCTGTGCTGACAGTTATCAAACAATAG
- a CDS encoding glycoside hydrolase family 30 protein, whose translation MKVLLNLKILFLSLLLTSFGSCSKASDDDNSGGDVPVTEAGDVTIYVTNATRTRDFEKTTVDFSSKSNMSPTTIKLEPATRYQTMDGFGAAITGSTCYNLMKMTQANRTKFLTETFSSTDGMGYSYARISIGCSDFSLSEYTCCDTPGIENFGLTSEENNYVIPILKEILAINPSLKILGSPWTCPRWMKVNNLSDLQAYNSWTSGQLNPAYYDDYATYFVKWIQAFTEQGIPIYSVTPQNEPLNRGNSASLFMGWVEQYEFVKDHLVPALKSASLSTKIYLFDHNYNYDNMADQNDYPVQIYDAGMDDDLVAGAAYHNYGGDKSELVDIHDKAPDRELLFTETSIGTWNDGHNLEVRLIEDMREVALGTVNNWCKGVIVWNLMLDSERGPNRDGGCQTCYGAVDIDRSNYSSITRNSHYYIIGHLSSVVKPGAVRIGTSGFSDSDFTMAAFENTDGTYAVVLLNSSSTSQLITLDDGTHHFAYEVPAESVISYQWKK comes from the coding sequence ATGAAGGTATTACTCAATTTAAAAATATTATTTCTATCCCTATTACTCACGAGTTTTGGTTCGTGTAGTAAGGCAAGTGATGACGATAACTCCGGAGGAGATGTTCCGGTAACAGAGGCGGGTGATGTAACTATTTACGTGACAAACGCCACTCGGACCCGGGACTTTGAGAAAACTACGGTTGACTTCAGCAGCAAGAGTAACATGTCGCCGACAACCATTAAACTGGAACCTGCTACGCGTTACCAGACAATGGATGGTTTTGGAGCAGCCATAACGGGTTCAACCTGCTACAACCTGATGAAAATGACGCAGGCAAACCGCACAAAATTTCTGACGGAGACTTTCTCTTCCACCGATGGAATGGGCTATAGTTATGCTCGTATTTCTATTGGCTGTTCCGACTTTTCGTTAAGCGAGTACACTTGTTGTGATACTCCGGGAATTGAGAATTTCGGTTTAACTTCCGAAGAAAATAATTACGTTATACCGATACTGAAGGAGATTCTGGCGATTAACCCGTCGCTCAAAATCCTTGGTTCACCCTGGACATGCCCGCGCTGGATGAAGGTGAATAATCTAAGCGATTTGCAAGCTTACAACTCGTGGACAAGTGGGCAATTGAACCCTGCTTATTATGATGATTATGCCACTTATTTTGTGAAATGGATTCAAGCTTTCACCGAGCAGGGCATTCCGATTTATTCTGTAACTCCACAAAATGAACCATTAAATCGAGGCAATTCAGCTTCTCTATTTATGGGTTGGGTCGAGCAGTACGAATTCGTTAAAGACCACCTGGTGCCGGCGTTGAAATCTGCGTCCTTGTCGACAAAGATCTATCTGTTTGACCACAACTATAACTACGATAATATGGCTGATCAGAACGATTACCCGGTGCAGATTTATGATGCAGGTATGGATGATGACTTGGTAGCTGGTGCCGCTTATCACAATTACGGAGGCGATAAATCTGAATTGGTGGATATTCACGATAAGGCACCTGATCGGGAACTCCTTTTTACCGAAACGTCAATCGGAACTTGGAATGATGGTCATAATCTGGAAGTACGGCTGATAGAGGACATGCGCGAGGTTGCTTTGGGTACCGTTAATAACTGGTGTAAAGGCGTAATCGTTTGGAACCTGATGCTGGATAGCGAACGTGGGCCAAATCGCGATGGGGGTTGTCAAACCTGTTACGGAGCTGTCGATATTGATCGCTCTAATTATTCGTCCATTACACGTAACTCCCACTATTACATCATTGGGCACTTGTCATCTGTCGTGAAACCAGGAGCAGTGCGTATCGGAACATCAGGCTTTTCGGATAGTGACTTTACCATGGCGGCCTTCGAGAATACCGATGGAACCTATGCCGTGGTTCTTCTCAACAGTTCGTCAACATCTCAGCTGATTACCCTCGACGATGGTACGCATCACTTCGCGTATGAAGTGCCCGCCGAATCTGTTATTTCATATCAATGGAAAAAATAA